In Microbacterium sp. 1.5R, the following are encoded in one genomic region:
- a CDS encoding 1-phosphofructokinase family hexose kinase, with protein MILTVTPNPALDLTWHVERLTLGETHRADAGAVRAGGKGLNVARVAHAQGASVLAVSTAGGRSGVELAAELGASGVPHRLVPVVGATRQSIALVDETLGETTIVNERGVNPSDPEWAAMLGEVVDALPGARVLVVSGSLPPGAPETLLPLLIGTARDAGVPVIVDTSGAALLHAADAGASVLKPNAAELVEATGITDPVGGARSLIERGVDLVLLSLGAEGMLAVTASDVLHARLDAPLAGNPTGAGDAGVAACAVLYADGVRDPETVLRRATAWSAAAVLMPLAGEISDDWAALEERLVVTPYDSPVREDPL; from the coding sequence ATGATCCTCACCGTCACCCCGAACCCCGCGCTCGACCTCACCTGGCACGTCGAGCGACTGACCCTCGGCGAGACCCACCGAGCGGATGCCGGTGCGGTGCGTGCCGGCGGCAAAGGCCTGAACGTCGCCCGGGTCGCCCACGCGCAGGGCGCCTCGGTGCTCGCCGTGTCGACGGCAGGCGGTCGCAGCGGTGTCGAGCTCGCCGCAGAGCTCGGGGCCAGCGGCGTGCCCCATCGCCTGGTCCCCGTGGTCGGAGCGACACGGCAGAGCATCGCGCTGGTCGACGAGACCCTCGGCGAAACGACGATCGTGAACGAGCGGGGCGTGAACCCCTCCGACCCCGAGTGGGCTGCGATGCTGGGCGAGGTCGTCGATGCCCTTCCCGGCGCGCGCGTGCTCGTGGTCTCGGGCAGCCTGCCGCCCGGTGCTCCTGAGACGCTGCTTCCGCTGCTGATCGGCACGGCGCGGGACGCCGGTGTGCCCGTGATCGTCGACACCTCGGGTGCGGCTCTCCTGCACGCGGCGGATGCCGGAGCATCCGTGCTCAAGCCCAACGCCGCCGAGCTCGTCGAGGCGACCGGCATCACCGACCCGGTCGGCGGTGCCCGCTCGCTGATCGAGCGCGGTGTCGATCTCGTGCTGCTGTCACTCGGCGCCGAGGGCATGCTCGCCGTCACGGCCTCCGACGTGCTGCATGCGCGCCTCGATGCCCCGCTGGCCGGCAACCCGACCGGTGCGGGCGACGCGGGAGTGGCCGCGTGCGCGGTGCTCTATGCCGACGGCGTCCGTGATCCCGAGACCGTTCTGCGACGCGCCACCGCGTGGTCGGCCGCCGCTGTGCTCATGCCGCTCGCCGGCGAGATCTCCGACGACTGGGCGGCGCTCGAGGAGCGCCTCGTCGTCACACCCTACGATTCCCCCGTTCGAGAGGACCCTCTGTGA
- a CDS encoding carbohydrate ABC transporter permease: MSQTKESSNLAGAATGRPRTPGRRSGAARGKPGGKDLLQALPWIAPALLLIIGVVLFPAGVMFFNSTRDISLSGLDKGSVGFDNFVTVFTFAEFWPIMFRTIIWVVAVVTFTVMISLGLAQILNKAFPGRQIVRMAVIVPWAASVVMTTMVFYYSLEPYFGVFNKFLYDIGLADDAVGYGWTKNPATAFAWSIVIAIFVSLPFTTYTILAGLQTVPADTLEAAKMDGAGATRTYWTVVVPQLRSALAVAILINIINVFNSLPILKVMTGSIPGYGADTIMTMIFKYIELQKKVDVASALSVVAFLIVIVIVAIYVKAVKPMKEV; this comes from the coding sequence ATGAGCCAGACGAAAGAATCCTCGAACCTCGCGGGGGCGGCCACCGGCCGCCCCCGCACCCCGGGCCGCCGATCGGGCGCCGCCCGCGGCAAGCCGGGAGGGAAGGACCTGCTCCAGGCGCTGCCCTGGATCGCGCCCGCCCTGCTCCTCATCATCGGCGTGGTCCTGTTCCCCGCCGGGGTGATGTTCTTCAACTCCACCCGTGACATCTCGCTCTCGGGCCTCGACAAGGGCTCGGTCGGCTTCGACAACTTCGTGACCGTGTTCACGTTCGCCGAGTTCTGGCCGATCATGTTCCGCACGATCATCTGGGTCGTCGCGGTGGTGACCTTCACCGTGATGATCTCGCTCGGGCTCGCGCAGATCCTCAACAAGGCCTTCCCCGGTCGCCAGATCGTCCGCATGGCCGTGATCGTGCCGTGGGCGGCATCCGTCGTGATGACGACGATGGTCTTCTACTACAGCCTCGAGCCGTACTTCGGCGTCTTCAACAAGTTCCTCTACGACATCGGGCTCGCAGACGACGCGGTCGGCTACGGCTGGACCAAGAACCCGGCCACCGCCTTCGCCTGGTCGATCGTTATCGCGATCTTCGTCTCGCTGCCGTTCACGACCTACACGATCCTCGCGGGGCTCCAGACGGTTCCGGCTGACACCCTCGAGGCCGCGAAGATGGACGGCGCCGGCGCGACCCGCACCTACTGGACGGTCGTCGTGCCCCAGCTGCGCAGCGCCCTCGCCGTCGCGATCCTCATCAACATCATCAACGTCTTCAACTCGCTGCCGATCCTCAAGGTGATGACCGGGTCGATCCCCGGATACGGCGCCGACACGATCATGACGATGATCTTCAAGTACATCGAGCTGCAGAAGAAAGTCGACGTCGCGAGCGCACTCTCGGTCGTCGCCTTCCTCATCGTGATCGTGATCGTCGCGATCTACGTCAAGGCCGTCAAGCCCATGAAGGAGGTCTGA
- a CDS encoding SDR family NAD(P)-dependent oxidoreductase — MTRILVTGSTDGLGRATAAALLDQGHRVIVHARSADRAAAVSSLTDRGADLVIADLTDRRAVRDVADELNGGAEVDAVIHNAGVISGSGILPVNVVSPYLLTALLRTPTRHVYLSSGMHRGGSTDLTELDWDGSRTTASYSDSKLFVTALSAAVARRWAPRVAADSVDPGWVPTKMGGAGAPDDFDLGHETQERLATEPRLDVTGGYWYHGERRTPHPAVDDTSFQERLLAALADATGVELPAR; from the coding sequence ATGACACGCATCCTCGTCACGGGCTCCACCGACGGTCTCGGCCGCGCGACGGCCGCCGCACTTCTCGACCAGGGCCATCGGGTGATCGTCCACGCGCGCAGCGCGGATCGAGCAGCCGCCGTCTCATCGCTGACGGATCGCGGTGCCGATCTCGTCATCGCCGACCTCACGGATCGCCGCGCCGTCAGGGATGTCGCCGACGAGCTGAACGGGGGAGCGGAGGTCGACGCGGTCATCCACAACGCCGGTGTCATCTCGGGGTCCGGCATCCTGCCCGTCAACGTGGTCAGTCCCTACCTGCTCACCGCGCTGCTGCGCACGCCCACACGTCACGTCTACCTCAGCAGCGGGATGCATCGCGGCGGCTCGACCGATCTCACGGAGCTCGACTGGGACGGCTCGCGGACGACGGCCAGCTACTCCGACAGCAAGCTGTTCGTCACGGCTCTGTCGGCGGCGGTCGCCCGACGGTGGGCGCCTCGCGTCGCGGCCGACTCGGTCGATCCTGGATGGGTGCCGACGAAGATGGGCGGTGCCGGCGCCCCCGACGACTTCGATCTCGGGCATGAGACGCAGGAGCGCCTCGCGACCGAGCCGCGTCTCGACGTCACCGGCGGATACTGGTACCACGGCGAGCGGCGCACACCCCACCCGGCCGTCGACGACACATCCTTCCAGGAGCGGCTCCTCGCGGCCCTCGCTGACGCGACCGGGGTCGAGCTGCCTGCGCGGTAG
- a CDS encoding carbohydrate ABC transporter permease, whose amino-acid sequence MTLTETALVTTAGDDAAPRIPGRKRRYTEDQVTLPRVILRMAAGILVLAIFVLPYLIMFFGSVKTKSQIRSVDPTYLPIEWHWENYISMWSTPETPLPYNLISTIIIAVFATLLVLLVSLPAAYYTARFKFPGRMVFLFLVIVTQMLQPAVLTSGLFRQFTVLGLSDTWAAMIFINAAFNLSFAVWIMHSFFAGIPKEIDEAAQIDGAGRFTVLFKINLPLVWPGIVTAIVFTFVACWNEFAASLVILSTDKNQPLSVALTKFVGQYETSWQYVFGVSIVAILPVVILFMLIEKRLVGGLTAGSVK is encoded by the coding sequence ATGACCCTGACCGAGACCGCCCTCGTCACCACCGCGGGCGATGACGCCGCCCCTCGCATCCCCGGACGCAAGCGCCGCTACACCGAGGACCAGGTCACGCTGCCCCGCGTCATCCTGCGCATGGCAGCCGGCATCCTGGTGCTCGCGATCTTCGTGCTGCCGTACCTGATCATGTTCTTCGGCTCCGTGAAGACGAAGTCGCAGATCCGCTCGGTCGACCCGACGTACCTGCCGATCGAGTGGCACTGGGAGAACTACATCTCGATGTGGTCGACCCCCGAGACGCCGCTGCCCTACAACCTCATCTCGACGATCATCATCGCCGTGTTCGCGACGCTGCTCGTGCTGCTGGTCTCGCTGCCCGCGGCCTACTACACCGCCCGCTTCAAGTTCCCCGGGCGCATGGTCTTCCTGTTCCTGGTGATCGTGACGCAGATGCTGCAGCCGGCCGTGCTCACCTCGGGCCTGTTCCGCCAGTTCACGGTGCTCGGACTCAGCGACACGTGGGCGGCGATGATCTTCATCAACGCCGCGTTCAACCTGTCGTTCGCGGTGTGGATCATGCACTCGTTCTTCGCGGGCATCCCGAAGGAGATCGACGAGGCCGCCCAGATCGACGGCGCGGGGCGCTTCACCGTGCTGTTCAAGATCAACCTGCCGCTCGTCTGGCCGGGCATCGTGACGGCCATCGTCTTCACGTTCGTCGCCTGCTGGAACGAGTTCGCCGCATCGCTCGTCATCCTCTCGACCGACAAGAACCAGCCGCTCTCGGTCGCATTGACCAAGTTCGTCGGTCAGTACGAGACGAGCTGGCAGTACGTGTTCGGCGTCTCGATCGTCGCGATCCTGCCCGTCGTCATCCTGTTCATGCTCATCGAGAAGCGCCTCGTCGGCGGCCTGACCGCCGGCAGCGTCAAGTAG
- a CDS encoding ROK family protein codes for MLNGDDALDTQASVRRANLRRALQLVFRNPGSETRAGIARATGLTAATASSLVAELIELQLVVDGEQAASTGGKRATTLSIEAEHHVILVLVIRPTDARIALVALDGTEVETRRVAFSDESRVRMLDAALTEIAAEYAGRLLVAGVQLPGTTDGRRVFESVQLGWTDVPLAERFERLLSVPVLLVNDVDAEAIAEAAREDESSGYRLFIHIGTGIGAAVTLDGELAPGPRDRAGEIGHVQVQFGEDARACRCGRQGCLESASSMTAMLGDDFDDAMDDEAITALAASADEEKLAEGARALARTIKLIAAVLDAAEVVIGGPARALGDPFLGLVQAEIDYTATGTANVPVRFADADASISTGVAQVALSSALGVRWSPAQLRAASVPAS; via the coding sequence GCACTCGACACCCAGGCCTCGGTCCGCCGCGCGAACCTGCGCCGGGCGCTGCAGCTGGTCTTCCGCAACCCGGGCTCCGAGACCCGGGCGGGGATCGCCCGAGCCACCGGCCTGACTGCGGCGACGGCCTCGTCGCTGGTCGCCGAGCTCATCGAGCTGCAGCTGGTCGTCGACGGCGAGCAGGCCGCCAGCACGGGCGGCAAACGCGCGACCACGCTGAGCATCGAGGCCGAGCATCACGTCATCCTGGTGCTCGTGATCCGACCGACCGATGCGCGCATCGCTCTGGTCGCGCTCGACGGCACCGAGGTCGAGACGCGGCGAGTCGCGTTCTCCGATGAATCACGGGTGCGAATGCTCGACGCTGCGCTGACGGAGATCGCTGCCGAATACGCCGGACGGCTGCTTGTCGCGGGCGTGCAGCTTCCCGGAACGACAGACGGCCGCCGCGTGTTCGAGAGCGTGCAGCTCGGATGGACCGACGTGCCGCTCGCCGAGCGCTTCGAGCGCCTGCTCTCGGTTCCCGTCCTTCTCGTGAACGACGTGGATGCCGAGGCGATCGCCGAAGCGGCCCGAGAGGATGAGTCGTCCGGATACCGGCTGTTCATCCACATCGGCACCGGGATCGGTGCGGCGGTGACTCTCGACGGCGAACTCGCACCGGGCCCACGAGACCGCGCGGGCGAGATCGGTCACGTCCAGGTGCAGTTCGGCGAGGATGCGCGCGCGTGTCGCTGCGGACGCCAGGGATGCCTGGAATCGGCGTCGTCGATGACGGCGATGCTGGGCGACGACTTCGATGACGCCATGGATGACGAGGCGATCACCGCGCTGGCCGCGTCTGCCGATGAGGAGAAGCTGGCTGAGGGCGCACGCGCACTCGCGCGCACCATCAAGCTCATCGCCGCAGTGCTCGACGCGGCCGAGGTCGTGATCGGGGGGCCGGCGCGCGCGCTCGGAGACCCGTTCCTCGGCCTCGTGCAGGCGGAGATCGACTACACGGCGACGGGCACCGCGAACGTTCCGGTGCGTTTCGCGGATGCCGACGCGTCGATCTCGACGGGGGTCGCACAGGTGGCGCTGTCGAGCGCGCTCGGGGTCCGCTGGAGTCCCGCGCAGCTGCGCGCGGCATCCGTTCCGGCATCCTGA
- a CDS encoding extracellular solute-binding protein gives MKKSLRFGAVALAATATLTLASCGFGGSTGGGGDAEGETTLNLLVPSYSDATKGLWEDVIEGFEKENPDITVDLEVQSWDNLEKVVSTKIQAGEAPDIYNGGPFAGFVGDELLYPVEDVVSEETYSDFQDAFLANAEVDGTAYALPLIASARALFVNNALLEQAGVEAPTTWDELLDAATKVSALGGGVAGYGMPLGSEEAQAEAAVWLWGGGGSFGDASEITIDTPENLEGAEQIKKMIDAGATQADPGSTQRSPLMDIFIQGKIGMQVGLPPTVGQIEEGNPELDYSIVPIPTKDGSPFTLGVMDQLMAFQNDGDKQEAITAFFDYYYSADVYVPWVQAEGFLPVTKSGAEQLAGEEALAPFLEVLPDAQFYPSTNEKWSATDGAFKSLFGQLQSKPAQDVLAEIQAQVDAG, from the coding sequence ATGAAGAAGTCACTGCGATTCGGTGCTGTCGCTCTTGCGGCCACCGCCACGCTCACGCTCGCTTCGTGCGGGTTCGGCGGCTCGACAGGAGGCGGCGGAGACGCCGAGGGCGAGACGACGCTCAACCTTCTGGTCCCCAGCTACTCCGACGCCACCAAGGGCCTGTGGGAAGACGTGATCGAGGGTTTCGAGAAGGAGAACCCTGACATCACGGTCGACCTCGAGGTGCAGTCATGGGACAACCTCGAGAAGGTCGTCTCCACCAAGATCCAGGCCGGCGAGGCTCCCGACATCTACAACGGCGGTCCGTTCGCCGGATTCGTCGGCGACGAACTGCTCTACCCGGTCGAAGACGTCGTCTCGGAGGAGACCTACTCCGACTTCCAGGACGCGTTCCTCGCGAACGCCGAGGTCGACGGCACGGCCTACGCCCTGCCGCTGATCGCATCGGCCCGTGCGCTTTTCGTCAACAACGCGCTGCTCGAGCAGGCCGGCGTCGAGGCTCCGACGACCTGGGACGAGCTGCTCGACGCTGCGACCAAGGTGTCGGCACTCGGTGGCGGCGTGGCCGGCTACGGCATGCCCCTCGGCTCCGAAGAGGCTCAGGCCGAAGCGGCCGTGTGGCTGTGGGGCGGCGGCGGATCGTTCGGCGACGCGTCCGAGATCACGATCGACACCCCCGAGAACCTCGAAGGTGCCGAGCAGATCAAGAAGATGATCGACGCCGGTGCGACGCAGGCCGACCCCGGCTCGACGCAGCGCTCGCCCCTGATGGACATCTTCATCCAGGGCAAGATCGGCATGCAGGTCGGCCTGCCGCCGACGGTCGGCCAGATCGAAGAGGGCAACCCCGAGCTCGACTACTCGATCGTCCCGATCCCGACGAAGGACGGTTCGCCCTTCACCCTCGGCGTCATGGACCAGCTGATGGCCTTCCAGAACGACGGCGACAAGCAGGAGGCGATCACCGCCTTCTTCGACTACTACTACTCGGCAGACGTGTACGTGCCGTGGGTGCAGGCAGAGGGCTTCCTGCCCGTCACCAAGTCCGGTGCCGAGCAGCTCGCCGGTGAGGAGGCGCTCGCCCCGTTCCTCGAGGTCCTGCCCGACGCGCAGTTCTACCCGTCGACGAATGAGAAGTGGTCGGCCACCGACGGCGCCTTCAAGTCGCTGTTCGGCCAGCTGCAGTCGAAGCCGGCCCAGGACGTCCTGGCCGAGATCCAGGCACAGGTCGACGCGGGCTGA
- a CDS encoding ROK family protein produces the protein MTSTEDAASIADVVSDASGERLAAARPLGHGAPVLAFDVGGTDIKSALFDADGTALGLRRTPTPVAEGDRTEVLIERLGVLAAELRADHPDVVPQAAGLVVPGIVDAEAGLGVFASNLGWRNSPLRDLASEKLGLPVAFDHDVRAASWAEHRLGGARAYSNSVVLVIGTGIAGALLVGGEPYTAGGYAGEIGHSPIADGPVCACGARGCLEVVASAGAIARRYHEATGISPDGAKDVIARAAAGDRVASEIWDSALDALALSLAQLTAVIAPEAIVIGGGLSRAGGALFDELRARLAERLSFHRLPELVPAELSGNAGILGAALRARELA, from the coding sequence ATGACCAGCACTGAGGATGCCGCGAGCATCGCCGACGTCGTGAGCGACGCGTCGGGCGAGCGGCTCGCCGCCGCGCGCCCGCTCGGTCACGGCGCGCCGGTGCTGGCGTTCGACGTGGGCGGCACCGACATCAAGTCGGCGCTGTTCGATGCCGACGGCACGGCTCTCGGCCTCCGCCGCACGCCGACCCCCGTCGCCGAGGGCGACCGCACGGAGGTGCTGATCGAGCGCCTGGGCGTGCTCGCCGCCGAACTGCGGGCCGACCACCCCGATGTCGTGCCGCAGGCGGCAGGACTCGTGGTGCCGGGGATCGTCGACGCGGAGGCCGGCCTCGGCGTCTTCGCGAGCAATCTCGGCTGGCGGAACTCGCCGCTGCGCGACCTCGCGTCGGAGAAGCTCGGTCTGCCCGTCGCGTTCGATCACGACGTGCGGGCGGCGAGCTGGGCCGAGCACCGCCTCGGCGGCGCCCGCGCCTACTCGAATTCCGTCGTGCTGGTCATCGGCACGGGCATCGCGGGCGCCCTGTTGGTGGGTGGCGAGCCGTACACCGCCGGCGGCTACGCGGGCGAGATCGGCCACTCGCCGATCGCCGACGGACCGGTGTGCGCGTGCGGTGCGCGCGGGTGCCTCGAGGTCGTCGCGTCTGCCGGCGCCATCGCTCGCCGCTATCACGAGGCGACCGGAATCAGCCCTGACGGCGCGAAGGACGTGATCGCCCGCGCGGCGGCCGGCGACCGCGTCGCCTCCGAGATCTGGGACTCGGCGCTCGACGCTCTCGCCCTGTCCCTCGCGCAGCTCACCGCCGTCATCGCCCCCGAGGCGATCGTGATCGGTGGCGGACTCTCCCGCGCCGGGGGAGCGCTCTTCGACGAGCTGCGGGCACGACTGGCGGAGCGTCTGAGCTTCCATCGCCTTCCTGAGCTCGTGCCGGCGGAGCTGTCGGGCAATGCCGGCATCCTGGGCGCGGCGCTGCGCGCGAGGGAGCTGGCATGA
- a CDS encoding DeoR/GlpR family DNA-binding transcription regulator, producing the protein MKRAARLNAILDLLAADGEVNVDELVERFGASAATTRRDLDSLAEQRLLTRTHGGAVAHSVAYELPIRYKSHQRSQQKESIAQAAAALVAPGMVVGLSGGTTTTAIAAALAARDDLAAGPGITVVTNAVNIAAQLATRPDIKVVVTGGVIHSRSYELVGPFVEQLLRGVRLDIAFIGVNGMDAAAGATTQDEREAAVNRMMAERARRAVVVTDSSKIGTVAFAAVGGPELFPVLLTDDGSDDASLAAFRDAGYEVMTA; encoded by the coding sequence ATGAAGCGCGCCGCCCGACTGAACGCGATCCTCGACCTGCTGGCCGCGGACGGCGAGGTGAACGTCGACGAACTCGTCGAGCGCTTCGGAGCCTCGGCCGCCACCACGCGCCGTGATCTCGACTCGCTCGCCGAGCAGCGTCTGCTCACACGCACCCACGGCGGGGCGGTCGCCCACTCGGTCGCCTACGAGCTGCCGATCCGCTATAAGAGCCACCAGCGCTCGCAGCAGAAGGAGAGCATCGCCCAGGCCGCCGCCGCCCTCGTGGCGCCGGGCATGGTCGTCGGGCTCTCGGGCGGAACCACGACCACCGCCATCGCCGCAGCGCTCGCCGCTCGGGACGATCTCGCCGCGGGCCCGGGCATCACGGTCGTCACCAACGCCGTGAACATCGCCGCCCAGCTCGCCACCCGACCCGACATCAAGGTCGTCGTGACCGGCGGGGTGATCCACTCGCGCAGCTACGAGCTGGTGGGTCCGTTCGTCGAGCAGCTGCTGCGCGGAGTGCGACTCGACATCGCCTTCATCGGGGTCAACGGGATGGATGCCGCGGCCGGCGCCACCACGCAGGACGAACGCGAGGCAGCCGTCAACCGCATGATGGCCGAGCGCGCCCGCCGAGCCGTGGTCGTCACCGACAGCAGCAAGATCGGCACCGTGGCGTTCGCGGCCGTCGGCGGCCCGGAGCTGTTCCCCGTTCTCCTGACCGACGACGGTTCCGACGACGCCTCGCTCGCCGCGTTCCGCGACGCGGGGTACGAGGTCATGACGGCCTGA
- a CDS encoding SIS domain-containing protein has protein sequence MTELLPGAHMREELNSQPETWARAADLRDAQALLPASGARIAVVGCGTSWFMAQSYAFLRETAGQGETDAFAASESFVDRGYDAVVALTRSGTTTEVLELVERIKGRVPTIGVIGDETSPLVSLVDDAVLLPFADEKSVVQTRFATTALALFRASLGEDLTAAIADAAAVLTADYDDELRDAEQYSFLGRGWTVGLAHEAALKMRESSQSWTESYPSMEYRHGPIAIAAPGRVTWQFGEAPEGLAAQVEATGARFVQHPVDPLADLVRLHRVALDRAVARGLDPDQPRNLTRSVILDA, from the coding sequence ATGACCGAACTTCTGCCCGGCGCACACATGCGCGAAGAACTGAATTCGCAGCCTGAGACCTGGGCCCGCGCGGCGGATCTCCGCGACGCGCAGGCGCTGCTCCCGGCATCCGGAGCCCGCATCGCCGTCGTCGGCTGCGGAACCTCGTGGTTCATGGCGCAGTCCTACGCGTTCCTCCGCGAGACCGCGGGCCAGGGCGAGACCGATGCGTTCGCCGCATCCGAGTCGTTCGTCGACCGCGGCTACGACGCGGTCGTCGCACTGACGCGTTCGGGCACGACGACCGAGGTGCTCGAGCTGGTCGAGCGCATCAAGGGCCGCGTTCCCACGATCGGCGTGATCGGCGACGAGACATCGCCGCTCGTCTCGCTCGTCGACGACGCCGTGCTGCTGCCCTTCGCCGATGAGAAGTCGGTGGTGCAGACCCGCTTCGCGACCACGGCCCTGGCACTCTTCCGTGCCTCGCTGGGTGAGGACCTCACCGCGGCGATCGCGGATGCGGCCGCCGTGCTCACGGCGGACTACGACGACGAGCTCCGCGACGCCGAGCAGTACTCGTTCCTCGGCCGTGGGTGGACGGTCGGCCTCGCGCACGAGGCCGCGCTGAAGATGCGCGAGTCGTCGCAGTCGTGGACCGAGTCGTACCCGTCGATGGAGTACCGCCACGGTCCGATCGCGATCGCCGCCCCCGGCCGCGTCACCTGGCAGTTCGGCGAGGCGCCCGAAGGCCTGGCCGCGCAGGTCGAGGCCACCGGGGCCCGCTTCGTGCAGCATCCGGTCGACCCGCTCGCCGACCTCGTGCGCCTGCACCGCGTCGCCCTCGACAGGGCCGTCGCCCGCGGGCTCGACCCCGACCAGCCGCGCAACCTCACGCGATCCGTCATCCTGGATGCATGA
- a CDS encoding class II fructose-bisphosphate aldolase, translated as MTLVSARELVTDAAARGTGIGAFNVIHLETAEGLVRASADAGLPVILQISQNCADYHGGLEPIALATLAVARRAQTPVAVHLDHAERPELVDEAIALGFGSVMFDGGALPYDENVALTAAVAERAHAAGVYVEGELGEVGGKDGAHAPGVRTDPDEARAFVTATGVDALAVAVGSSHAMTDRTASLDLALIARLREALPVPLVLHGSSGVSDAVIADAVRAGMTKINVSTHLNGFFTRAIRATLDTDERLVDSRKYLTPARDALAGEAARMLRLFALESTEVAG; from the coding sequence GTGACCCTGGTCTCCGCCCGAGAGCTCGTGACGGATGCCGCAGCCCGCGGCACCGGCATCGGCGCCTTCAACGTGATCCACCTCGAGACCGCCGAGGGGCTCGTACGCGCCTCTGCCGACGCCGGACTGCCGGTGATCCTGCAGATCTCGCAGAACTGCGCCGACTACCACGGCGGCCTCGAGCCGATCGCTCTGGCGACGCTCGCCGTCGCGCGGCGCGCGCAGACCCCGGTCGCGGTGCACCTGGATCACGCCGAGCGCCCCGAGCTCGTCGACGAGGCCATCGCGCTGGGTTTCGGCTCGGTCATGTTCGACGGCGGTGCGCTGCCGTACGACGAGAACGTGGCGCTGACCGCTGCCGTCGCCGAGCGGGCGCACGCGGCAGGCGTCTACGTCGAGGGCGAGCTGGGCGAGGTCGGCGGCAAGGACGGCGCCCACGCACCGGGCGTGCGCACCGACCCCGACGAGGCGCGGGCGTTCGTGACCGCGACCGGCGTCGATGCACTCGCCGTCGCGGTGGGCTCGTCGCACGCCATGACGGACCGCACGGCATCCCTCGACCTCGCTCTCATCGCACGCCTGCGCGAAGCCCTCCCCGTTCCCCTGGTGCTGCACGGATCATCGGGAGTCTCGGACGCCGTGATCGCCGACGCCGTGCGCGCGGGCATGACGAAGATCAACGTCTCGACGCACCTGAACGGGTTCTTCACCCGCGCGATCCGCGCGACCCTCGACACCGATGAGAGGCTCGTCGACTCGCGCAAGTACCTCACCCCTGCGCGCGATGCGCTCGCCGGGGAGGCGGCGCGGATGCTGCGCCTGTTCGCCCTCGAGTCCACCGAGGTGGCGGGGTGA